The genomic stretch GATCCCATAAGTCAAATTGAGGCTATTGAACACTATCGACGTACCGGCAAACGCCAAAAGCGAACCATTAATACCCGACATATCCTCTTTATTGTCAGTGGAGCCTTTAACGGGCTCTCGGATATCATCCGGCGCCGCCTCTGTCGCCAGGGAATAGGGTTCGGGGCCGAGCTTAAAAGCCAAGAAGAGGAAAATTGGCTCCGGTATGTTCGGGCTGAAGACCTCATTGAATATGGTTTTGAGAGCGAATTTATTGGCCGGCTACCGGTAATTGCCGTCTTTGATGAACTTAAGGAGACGGATCTTTACGAGATTCTCAAAAATCCCAACAGCACCGTGGTGGTCAACAAGAAACAGGACTTTCGGGCCTATGGGATTGACCTGGTTTTTGAAGATCAGGCTCTGGCTGAACTGGCCCGACAGGCGGCGGCGGAGAAGACAGGGGCTAGGGCCCTTGTCCGGGTAACCGAAAAGGCCCTCCTGCCCTTTGAAAAAACTCTGCCTTCCACGAATATCAGACAGCTAGTGGTCACTCCAGAATTGGTAGATGATCCCTGGGGCTGGTTGAAATATGTCCTTGATAACCCCAATTCTCCAGAGCTTAAGTCCAGATTCGAAAGGGCCCTGGAGGAGGAGCTGGCCCGACTTAAAGAATTTGTCCGGCAAAAGAAGGCGGCCTTCTTTGAGCACCTAGGGCTTTCTCTCTCGGAGAGTCGGTTAGAGTTGATAACCCTCCTCTCACGCCAGGAGGATCTGGACATCAACACTGCCACCGAAGAATTTGTCCTTCTTCTCAAGCAAATCCGCAACTTTGAGCGCTCGTTTAAGAGACGCTCGGGGCTGGAAATCGTCTTCTCTGATGAGGCAGCCAACGAAATCGTCCGTCGAGGCCTTACAGAGGGCCAGGGAACCTATGCCCTCTGCGACCGGCTCCTTAACATCTTGGAATATGGGTTGCGGCTTATTCAGGAGCGAACAGGGCGGGATTCCTTTGTTATCGTGGAAGAGGCCGTCCACAACCCGGAGCACTATATAAACCGTCTGATAAAAGAGGCCTTTCGCCCTATTCAGACATGACCAAGGTATTGGTAGCCACCGAGGCTGACTGGTCTCGGGCCAGACTGAGAGATATCCTGGAAGAACTGGGCTGTGAGGTAATCGAGGCCGGAGATGGCCAAGAAGCCCTGGATCTAGCTGTAGCCAAAAAGCCAGCCTTAATTGTTCTCTCTCAGAGACTACCTCTTATAGATGGTCTATCGTTAGCCGTCCTGCTTAAAGGCGCCGCTGAGACCAAAAACATCCCTGTTTTGGCCATCTGTGATTTGGACCTTAAGACCAGAAATCAGGCCCGAGCAGCCGGATGTGATCAGTGTCTGGCCCTTTCCCTCGACCGGGCGGAGATCCTGGCCCAATTAAGAAAGTTTCTTATTTCTCTAGAACGGAGGCCAAGATGATCGGCATATCTAAACTTTATTGTGGAACAGTAGAGCCTTCTGATGCCCTGCGGTATGGCCGCAAGGCTAAAAAATTACCTTCACATCTCCTTCAGTTCTCCGAAGACAAAAAGCCGGTAGTCGTCTGGAATGTTACCAGGCGCTGTAATCTGCGCTGTGTTCACTGTTATGCTCAGGCTACCGAGGCCGGGGCCCCCAATGAGCTAACAACCGAAGAGGGCAAACGTCTCCTTGATGATCTGGCACAATTTGGCTGTCCGGTGGTTCTCTTCTCTGGAGGAGAGCCCCTTATGCGGGAGGACATCTTTGACCTTATTGAGTACGCTGTGGGCAAAGGCATGAGGGCTGTTCTCTCCACCAACGGTGTTCTCATCGACAAGAAGGTTGCGGCCCGGCTAAAAGATTTCGGTCTTTCCTATGTAGGAATCAGCCTTGACGGAATGCGGGAGGTCCATGACCGCTTTCGAGGTGTCAAAGGGGCCTTTGATGCGGCCATTCAGGCCGTGCGTAACTGCAAGGAAGCGGGAATAAAAGTTGGACTTCGTTTTACCATTAACCGTCTTAACGCCAAAGAAATCCCGGCCGTCTTTGATTTGGTCGAAGAAGAAGAAATTCCTCGGATCTGCTTTTATCATCTAGTCTATGCTGGTCGCGGTAGCCGCTTGGTAGAAGAAGATCTTTCTCATGAGGAAACCCGTAAGGTGGTAGACTACATCATCGACCGAACCAAACAACTTCACGATAAAGGTCACAAAGTAGAGGTTCTGACGGTAGACAACCATGCCGATGGACCTTATGTCTACCTTCGCATGCTCCGAGAGGGGCATCCCCGGGCCGCAGAGGTCCTGGAGCTCCTTAAGATGAATGAGGGAAACAATTCCGGTCGAGGCATTGGCTGTGTCTCCTGGGACGGCGAAGTGCACGCCGATCAGTTCTGGCGCCATTATTCCTTTGGAAATGTTAGAGAGCGGCCATTCTCTGAGATCTGGACGGATCTTTCCAACCCCTTGATGGCCAAACTCAAGAACAAAAAGCTCTATGTGAAGGGCCGCTGTGCCCGATGTCGTTGGCTGGACATCTGTGGAGGTAACTTCCGAGTTCGGGCCGAAGCGGTCACCGGTGATCTTTGGGCCCCAGACCCGGCCTGCTATCTCACTGATGAGGAGATCGGCCTAAGCGGTGGCGAAGAGGCCGCCGAGGCCGGCGCCTGAGGCTAAAAGGGGCCCCTCCTTAAGGGCCCCACGGCCTCGTTTAAAGGTATTCCCTGGCTAAGACCTCGGCGATTTGGACGGCATTAGTGGCCGCCCCTTTGCGGAGATTGTCGGCGACAATCCAGAGGTTTAAACCGGCTGGCACTGACTCGTCCTCCCGGATACGCCCCACAAAGACCTCATCACGACCCTCGGCCTCTATAGCCAGGGGATAACGCTGGTTATCCGGGTCATCGACAACCACTACTCCAGGAGCCTGAAGAAGAATATCCCTGGCCTCGCGGGCGGAAAGCTTCTTTTCTAACTCCAGATTTACGGCCTCTGAGTGACCATAAAAGACCGGAATTCTTACCGTCGTAGCCGTAACGGCAATATTTTCATCTCCCATAATCTTTTTGGTCTCTTTGACCATTTTCATCTCTTCTTTGGTGTAACCGTTTTCTAAAAAGACATCTATGTGGGGTAGGGCATTAAAGAGGATCTGATGGGCAAAGACCCGGGGCTCAGGAAGAGGTTCTCCCTGACACCAGGCCCTGGTTTGGGCGACCAATTCGTCTATGGCCTTCTGACCAGCTCCAGAGACAGCCTGATAGGTAGCAACAACGATTCGTTTTATCCGGGCAACCTCGTGGAGGGGTTTAAGGGGAACCACCATCTGGATAGTGGAACAGTTAGGGTTAGCAATGATTCCTTTCTTTTTATAATCAGCGATATCTTGAGGGTTAACCTCGGGGACCACCAGGGGGACATCGGGGTCCATCCGCCAGGCGCTAGAGTTGTCCACCACTACCGCCCCCGACTCAGCCGCTACAGGAGCAAATTCCAAACTCCGACTGGCCCCGGCTGAAAAGAGGGCGATGTCGATCCCGGAGAAAGAATCCTTGGTCAGCACCTCTACCGGGATCTCCTCTCCTTTAAAGGGAAGACGCTTTCCCCGAGAGCGTTCTGAGGCCAGGAGCTTAAGGGATCTTACAGGAAAGTTTCGCTCCTCAAGGACCCGGAGCATCATTCGCCCTACGGCCCCGGTAGCGCCGACGACAGCGACATTAAATTCCTTGGCCATGCCTCCTCCTTAAAGCTCTACGTCCTCCGTAGTATACTTGGCCACCAGATCTCCCACCTCTTGGGTGGTGTAGCCCATCTTACCAGCCGAAAGACTCTTAAGATGGTCTCGACAGACCTTAATGACTGCCTTCTCGATAGCCAGGGCGGCCTCTTCCTCTCCGAGATGTTCTAACATCATCATGCCAGCACAGATAGCCGCCAAGGGGTTAATCACATTCTGGCCAGTATATTTAGGAGCAGATCCGCCAATGGGCTCAAACATGGAGACCCCCTCAGGGTTAATGTTCCCACCGGCGGCAATACCCATTCCTCCTTGAATCATGGCCCCGAGGTCAGTGATGATGTCTCCGAACATGTTGTCGGTGACGATAACATCAAACCACTCCGGATTCTTGACAAACCACATACAGGTGGCGTCCACATGGGCGTAATCCGGCTTTATATCCGGGTACTCTTTGGCCACCTCATAAAAAGTCCGCTCCCAGAGATTCCAGGCAAAGGTAAGAACATTGGTCTTACCTACCAGGGTAAGCTGCTTCTTTTTATTTCGCTTGCGACAGAGCTCAAAGGCGTAACGAATGCAGCGCTCTACCCCAAAACGGGTGTTGATAGACTCCTGAACAGCCACTTCCTGTGGGGTGCCCTTGCGCAGGAAGCCTCCACCACCGGCATAAAGGCCCTCGGTATTTTCCCGAACAACGACAAAGTCTATCTCTTCCGGGCCTTTGTCTTTAATGGGGGTCCAGACCCCAGGGTAAAGTTTGACCGGTCGGAGGTTGATGTACTGATCTAACTCAAACCTAATCCGCAGGAGGATATCCTTCTCCAGGATCCCCGGAGCAACGTCTGGGTGCCCTATAGCCCCGAGATAAATGGCATCGTGCCGTTTTAGCTCCTCAATACCCCCCTCGGGGATGGTCTCTCCGGTTTTAAGGTAACGATCTCCTCCCCAATCGAAGTAATTAAGGCTAAGAGAAAAACCAAAACGACTTGCGGCCGCCTCAATGACCTTGACCCCTTCACGAATAACCTCAGGCCCCGTGCCATCTCCAGGGATGACAGCGATCTGATAGCTTTTGCCCATTTATAGCCTCCTCCATAGAGATCTTTCCACAGTCACCAGGACCTTCCTTAAATAGCCCAGAAAGAAGAAATGTGAAACCCCCAAAAGAGCCTCTTTAAGGGGGCAGGCCTCGCAGAAAGGAAAGATCGTTTTTTTCTTTTCATTGTTTATAGGGGAAACTCCTTATAAGGCAATGGGGGTTTTTATTTAAACAAATTTGTTAGTGAACCGAAAAGGAAAAAGCAGAAACCATAGCTGTAAGGAGGTCTATATGAAAGGTCTGCGGCAACTGGTGGTGGTAACGGTCTTTTGTCTGGGATTTTGCATTCCGGCCTTCTCTTCAGTTTGTCAGTCTATCCCTCGAGAGAAGGCCGAAATGATCGCCCGTTATATCGCCGATATCATCGTCGCCGGTCGAGGCATTGTTGCTCAACACCAAGAGATCATTAACGATCCCAACAAAGGAGAAAAGGGGTTTACCCCGGAATATGTAGAAAGCCTCTTAAGAAAAAAATTCAAGGAGATGACCGGACACGACATCTCCCAACTAGATCCCGAGACCCGGGCCGTTGTGGAGCAGGTAATCGAGGCGGCTAAGATGAGCGTTAAGATGAATCAAAAGCGTATTAACCAGCCGGGCAAGGGATTTAAAGGCTACATACCAGCGGTCTTTGGGCGCGAAACCGGTCAGATACTAAAGGGGCGCTGTAACATCCTCATAAAACAAACCACCTTCAAATACCGAAACGCTTATAACCAACCGGACCCTTTTGAGAAAAAAGTTCTCAAGATGTTTGAGGCCCCCAGTTGGCCCAAAGGCAAAGGATATGGGGAATTTATCAAGGGGCGATATCGTTATCTAAGGCCTATTTATATCAAGAAGGCCTGTCTGAAGTGTCATGGAGAGCCGGCAGGTAGCAGGGACATCGCCGGCCGAATAAAAGAGGGCTACAAGGAAGGAGAGCTACGTGGGGCCATTAGTGTAAGTTTTCCGGTGAAATAATTACAGAAGGAACTGACGGAAAGAAGGAGTTAAAGATGTTCTTTAAGAATCTTTCCTTGCGCTACAAGCTTATTTTGCCCCTGGTGGGCTTGATGATAGTGGCAAACTTTTTTACCACCATCTGGGTGTATCGATTCATTAGGGAAAATGGCCTTCGAGAAATAGAAGAAGAGCTGATTAATCTGGAGAAAAAAGTTCTCCAAGAGGGCCGGGAAACCCTGGCCATTGGGGGATTAATTACGGAGAATCTGGCCAACAATACAGACCTCCAGTTCAGTATGGCCCTTAAAGACACCTCTCTCCTGGGCAAACTGGCCGGCCCTCTCCTTAAGGGGCTCAAGCAACAGCAGATTCTTCAGGCCGAGATAGTCTTTTTAGATTCCGAAGGAAGCCTCATCTACAGCACCAACTCCGCCCTTAAAAAGGGGCCGATCCAGGGAAGCCTCATCTCCCGGGCCCTAACGGGGCATCAAAAGACATCCGGGTTTGACCTTCTGGGGGAAAGGCTGGTTTTAGAAGTCGTTCAGCCGGTAGAATACAATGGCGACTGGGCCGGAGTGATTGTCCTTCTTATTTCTCCAGAGAGTCTTTTCACCAAGGTGAAAGGAAGTTCCCGGCAGGTTGACTTTGCCTGGGTAGTCCAGAAAAAAGGAAAGATCCTTCTGGGGGGACAAACCTCTTCTGAGGCCTTTAAGGACCTGCCAGCCAAACTCTCCTCCCTTACCCAAAGAGGGCTTCGGCTTGGATCCCGGGCGATAAGAATAGTCCCCCTTAACACCCAGGCCGCTCTGGTCATCGGCTATGATGAAAGCCTGAAGTTAGCCACACTGCGGCAGACCATTAGAGGTCTGGTCACCATTATGGGGCTGGCCTCAGCTATAACCCTTCTTACCCTAGTAGCTATTTCCTGGAGGCTTTCCCGGAGAATACTTTCTGTAGTCAGTGAGATCGCCCTTCGGGCAAAAGAGCTTGATTTATCCCAAAAATTGGCCGTCTCCAGTGGAGACGAGCTAGGTTCCCTGGCGCGGGCCTTCAACGACTTTTTGGCTAAAATCCGCCTGCTCCTGCAAGAAAACAAAGAAAACGTCCAGGGGCTGGAAACGGCCTCCACGGAGCTTTCCCAGACAGCTGAACAACTAGCCCAGGGAGCCTCTCTCCTTAACCAGCAGACGGAAAACCTCTCCGGCCACAGCCAATCCCTGGCCCAGGAGGCCAGTGAGGTAAAACAGATGATGGAAGAGATGAAGCGGGCCATCGTGGAGATATCTACTCACACCTCCGAGGCGGCCAAAGTCTCTCATCAGGCCCAAGAACGGGTAGAAATGGTCCATCAAATAATCCAGGAGCTGGAAACTGGCTCGCGAGAAATTGGTGAAGTGCTAAAGTTTATCGGGACTATTGCCGAGCAGACCAATCTTTTGGCCCTAAACGCCACCATTGAGGCGGCCCGGGCCGGGGAGGCCGGCAAGGGCTTTGCCGTGGTGGCCGGCGAGGTCAAGGAGCTGGCCAGACAAACGGCCAAGGCCACCGAGGAGATTGGTCAGAAGATTTATGCCATTCAGGAGGCCATCAAAAGGGTGATTCTCTCCATGGAAGAGACCGCCACCGTAATCGGACAGATAAACGATGCCTCCAGCACCATTGCCGCGGCCGTGGAGGAACAGACAGCCACCGCAGCAGGAATAAACGAGAACATGACGGCCGTTTCGGAGGCCACTCAGCGACTCTCGCGCTCCATTCCCGTCTTTCAGGAGGCCGTTGATCTCATTACCAGAGAAATGGACAAAATACAGAAAAGTAGCCAACAGCTCTCAGAGTATTCCCAGAGGATGGGAAGACAGATTTCACAGTTTAAACTTTAAGGCGCAGAAGAGCCCTCTTTTAAGAGACGAAGGGCCTTTTTGGCCGCCTCCTGTTCGGCCTCCTTCTTGCTGCGGCCCCGCCCCCGGGCCAGGGGCCGCCCCTTCAGTTTCACCACCACGGTAAAGACCTTGGCGTGATCCGGCCCCTGAGAGGCTTCCACTTCGTAACTGGGGGCGGCCTTCTCAAGGGCTTGGGTGAGCTCCTGGAGGAGACTTTTGTAGTCTGCCCGCAGGCCCAAGCGAGCAGCCTGACCCACCAGGCGGGAAAACAGGCGCTTAATTAAGCTGTAGGCCGGCTCATAGCCTCCATCAAGAAAAATGGCGCCAATTACCGCCTCCAATGCCCCAGCAAGGATAGAGGGTTTCTGACGACCACCCGTAAGCTCTTCTCCCCGCCCCAGGAGAAGGCTCTCCCCCAGGCCCAACTGGGAGGCAACCCGGGAGAGACGCTCCTCATTCACCAGATAGGCCCTCATTCTAGACAGATCTCCTTCTCGGTAGCTGTCGCCATATCGAATGACCAGCATCTGGCTGATGGCCAGGTCGAGCACGGCATCGCCCAGAAACTCCAGGATCTCGTTATCACGATAGGCAAGTCCCTCTGGACGCTCACCCTGGTAAGAGCGGTGAATAAGGGCCGTAAGCAGAAGGGCGGGGTCCCGAAATCGATAGCCTAGCTTCTCCTCCAGAGAGGCCACTCGCTCAAGCACAGGGACCTTAAAGCAAAAATAGACCCCCTCTGTCAAATGCTTTAATTGCCTTCAGCCTGACAGAGCAATTTTTAATGAAGAAGGCCTCTCAGCGGTCCGTCTTCTGCCGGGCCAAGTCCATAAGCTC from Thermosulfuriphilus ammonigenes encodes the following:
- a CDS encoding AAA family ATPase, which produces MRLASQVVFPRAGGGRESGERYPGRELINFDLKPQELAAYLDEHIIRQDEAKAILATKICTHFNRIKYLLRERRRYNPIGGIKNNIIMIGPTGVGKTFMVKLIARKIGVPFVKADATKFSETGYVGGDVEDLIRDLVQEADGDLEKAQFGIVYLDEIDKIAASQGLIGPDVSRTGVQRALLKPMEETEVDLRVPHDPISQIEAIEHYRRTGKRQKRTINTRHILFIVSGAFNGLSDIIRRRLCRQGIGFGAELKSQEEENWLRYVRAEDLIEYGFESEFIGRLPVIAVFDELKETDLYEILKNPNSTVVVNKKQDFRAYGIDLVFEDQALAELARQAAAEKTGARALVRVTEKALLPFEKTLPSTNIRQLVVTPELVDDPWGWLKYVLDNPNSPELKSRFERALEEELARLKEFVRQKKAAFFEHLGLSLSESRLELITLLSRQEDLDINTATEEFVLLLKQIRNFERSFKRRSGLEIVFSDEAANEIVRRGLTEGQGTYALCDRLLNILEYGLRLIQERTGRDSFVIVEEAVHNPEHYINRLIKEAFRPIQT
- a CDS encoding response regulator gives rise to the protein MTKVLVATEADWSRARLRDILEELGCEVIEAGDGQEALDLAVAKKPALIVLSQRLPLIDGLSLAVLLKGAAETKNIPVLAICDLDLKTRNQARAAGCDQCLALSLDRAEILAQLRKFLISLERRPR
- a CDS encoding 3-isopropylmalate dehydrogenase, which encodes MGKSYQIAVIPGDGTGPEVIREGVKVIEAAASRFGFSLSLNYFDWGGDRYLKTGETIPEGGIEELKRHDAIYLGAIGHPDVAPGILEKDILLRIRFELDQYINLRPVKLYPGVWTPIKDKGPEEIDFVVVRENTEGLYAGGGGFLRKGTPQEVAVQESINTRFGVERCIRYAFELCRKRNKKKQLTLVGKTNVLTFAWNLWERTFYEVAKEYPDIKPDYAHVDATCMWFVKNPEWFDVIVTDNMFGDIITDLGAMIQGGMGIAAGGNINPEGVSMFEPIGGSAPKYTGQNVINPLAAICAGMMMLEHLGEEEAALAIEKAVIKVCRDHLKSLSAGKMGYTTQEVGDLVAKYTTEDVEL
- a CDS encoding methyl-accepting chemotaxis protein codes for the protein MFFKNLSLRYKLILPLVGLMIVANFFTTIWVYRFIRENGLREIEEELINLEKKVLQEGRETLAIGGLITENLANNTDLQFSMALKDTSLLGKLAGPLLKGLKQQQILQAEIVFLDSEGSLIYSTNSALKKGPIQGSLISRALTGHQKTSGFDLLGERLVLEVVQPVEYNGDWAGVIVLLISPESLFTKVKGSSRQVDFAWVVQKKGKILLGGQTSSEAFKDLPAKLSSLTQRGLRLGSRAIRIVPLNTQAALVIGYDESLKLATLRQTIRGLVTIMGLASAITLLTLVAISWRLSRRILSVVSEIALRAKELDLSQKLAVSSGDELGSLARAFNDFLAKIRLLLQENKENVQGLETASTELSQTAEQLAQGASLLNQQTENLSGHSQSLAQEASEVKQMMEEMKRAIVEISTHTSEAAKVSHQAQERVEMVHQIIQELETGSREIGEVLKFIGTIAEQTNLLALNATIEAARAGEAGKGFAVVAGEVKELARQTAKATEEIGQKIYAIQEAIKRVILSMEETATVIGQINDASSTIAAAVEEQTATAAGINENMTAVSEATQRLSRSIPVFQEAVDLITREMDKIQKSSQQLSEYSQRMGRQISQFKL
- the rnc gene encoding ribonuclease III, which codes for MTEGVYFCFKVPVLERVASLEEKLGYRFRDPALLLTALIHRSYQGERPEGLAYRDNEILEFLGDAVLDLAISQMLVIRYGDSYREGDLSRMRAYLVNEERLSRVASQLGLGESLLLGRGEELTGGRQKPSILAGALEAVIGAIFLDGGYEPAYSLIKRLFSRLVGQAARLGLRADYKSLLQELTQALEKAAPSYEVEASQGPDHAKVFTVVVKLKGRPLARGRGRSKKEAEQEAAKKALRLLKEGSSAP
- a CDS encoding Tll0287-like domain-containing protein, which codes for MKGLRQLVVVTVFCLGFCIPAFSSVCQSIPREKAEMIARYIADIIVAGRGIVAQHQEIINDPNKGEKGFTPEYVESLLRKKFKEMTGHDISQLDPETRAVVEQVIEAAKMSVKMNQKRINQPGKGFKGYIPAVFGRETGQILKGRCNILIKQTTFKYRNAYNQPDPFEKKVLKMFEAPSWPKGKGYGEFIKGRYRYLRPIYIKKACLKCHGEPAGSRDIAGRIKEGYKEGELRGAISVSFPVK
- a CDS encoding aspartate-semialdehyde dehydrogenase; its protein translation is MAKEFNVAVVGATGAVGRMMLRVLEERNFPVRSLKLLASERSRGKRLPFKGEEIPVEVLTKDSFSGIDIALFSAGASRSLEFAPVAAESGAVVVDNSSAWRMDPDVPLVVPEVNPQDIADYKKKGIIANPNCSTIQMVVPLKPLHEVARIKRIVVATYQAVSGAGQKAIDELVAQTRAWCQGEPLPEPRVFAHQILFNALPHIDVFLENGYTKEEMKMVKETKKIMGDENIAVTATTVRIPVFYGHSEAVNLELEKKLSAREARDILLQAPGVVVVDDPDNQRYPLAIEAEGRDEVFVGRIREDESVPAGLNLWIVADNLRKGAATNAVQIAEVLAREYL
- the ahbC gene encoding 12,18-didecarboxysiroheme deacetylase codes for the protein MIGISKLYCGTVEPSDALRYGRKAKKLPSHLLQFSEDKKPVVVWNVTRRCNLRCVHCYAQATEAGAPNELTTEEGKRLLDDLAQFGCPVVLFSGGEPLMREDIFDLIEYAVGKGMRAVLSTNGVLIDKKVAARLKDFGLSYVGISLDGMREVHDRFRGVKGAFDAAIQAVRNCKEAGIKVGLRFTINRLNAKEIPAVFDLVEEEEIPRICFYHLVYAGRGSRLVEEDLSHEETRKVVDYIIDRTKQLHDKGHKVEVLTVDNHADGPYVYLRMLREGHPRAAEVLELLKMNEGNNSGRGIGCVSWDGEVHADQFWRHYSFGNVRERPFSEIWTDLSNPLMAKLKNKKLYVKGRCARCRWLDICGGNFRVRAEAVTGDLWAPDPACYLTDEEIGLSGGEEAAEAGA